In Heyndrickxia vini, the sequence CTCGCGGCATCTTCTTGTTGAAGACGTGATTCATATAACCAATAAATATAGGAGGCAACATTTTCCCAAAGAATCGATTCGGGAATTTTTGTGATTGTTGAAAGAGACTTATGGAGAAGCGTCAGATTATCTTTAAACAACTTTTGCAAAATATTATCACGCCATACATTTCTTTCCCCAGGCACAAATCCATCAAATGATATCTCTTTAAGATGAAGTGAATAAACTCCCTCTTTAGACAATTCGACAAACCCATTGGAACTACTGGCGTCAATCCCCTTTTGAAAAACGGTCATTGAATACAATATGGGAACAATTAAAGCAAAGCTATAATTCTTTGATAATTGCGCAGCCGTAATTACCTTTTGTGGTGACTGCAACCGTTCTGTTAATTCATCTACCACCGTTGAAAGTTTCCCACTGGATTCTTGGTGAATCAACACCGAATCTTTTGCCGCTGCCTCATTTGTTAGCGCTGAATTATTAATCAAAAACTGTAATTCCACATCATTTAACATCTGTAATGCCATACAACTTTCCAACTTTCTATTTTCCTTCTCTAATCCTATTATATCTATGCTGAAAATCATTATCAATT encodes:
- a CDS encoding IucA/IucC family C-terminal-domain containing protein, whose amino-acid sequence is MALQMLNDVELQFLINNSALTNEAAAKDSVLIHQESSGKLSTVVDELTERLQSPQKVITAAQLSKNYSFALIVPILYSMTVFQKGIDASSSNGFVELSKEGVYSLHLKEISFDGFVPGERNVWRDNILQKLFKDNLTLLHKSLSTITKIPESILWENVASYIYWLYESRLQQEDAASPFTNEDFRYIVMDAPGSIFGKDYNPFKNCFKFIEKEDKTIVRIRKTCCLTYKLPGSPVFCGDCRLNPVNKYDTACKPTHIFE